The Argopecten irradians isolate NY chromosome 4, Ai_NY, whole genome shotgun sequence genome has a window encoding:
- the LOC138322049 gene encoding cell surface hyaluronidase CEMIP2-like, whose amino-acid sequence MTSFLQLSALIVATMLQVCFACTLPHYSGYDSWSTVNVVDDKVAIDRKILLDHTPNTDYKGIVIENNGILAFKYNVAEGILLRTEYIHIKDGGEMKIGDKACGYSGSLELELLGERNPGYNIPDFGDKFIGVGNGGKLSIFGEEKATWTRLTKTIPKIDPAGVYFNDSVTQEDDNLQGLLAYNFPPTKTDFSNVKATEFKFRVRSQNQFDKTVEKLETYLDGLSDEDIVVFAIRKSLMAPNETKDFTPVYEIMEAFLGLPRSKLRDLKFYDGYVAYKYQDVTREETSEYRLNGLHQRCSLTEFVEGIKVYMESYTRIKAHGRSYINLQVTNRALSEPTMEVKGANLNWKKGDKILIAPTNGFDQHEYASITEVVVEDKTYKIDLTAIYEHQCQDYKGVPICAEVALVNQNVVIRGETGGEDLYGGHLKVVKGFATCHLKNVEFELIGQQQPLGKCNIQP is encoded by the exons ATGACGTCATTTCTCCAATTGTCCGCCTTGATCGTGGCTACAATGCTACAAGTCTGTTTCGCTTGTACATTACCACATTACTCCGGGTACGATTCTTGGTCAACAGTG AACGTAGTGGACGACAAAGTGGCAATAGACAGAAAAATCCTGTTAGATCACACTCCGAATACCGACTATAAAGGAATTGTCATTGAAAACAACGGCATACTGGCGTTTAAGTACAATGTCGCAGAAGGCATTCTTCTTAGGACCGAGTACATTCATATCAAAGATGGCGGTGAAATGAAGATAGGGGATAAAGCCTGTGGCTACAGCGGTTCATTAGAGCTCGAGCTGCTGG GCGAGCGAAACCCAGGATACAACATCCCAGATTTCGGCGACAAGTTTATAGGGGTTGGAAATGGAGGTAAACTCAGTATTTTTGGTGAGGAAAAGGCGACTTGGACACGACTGACGAAAACTATTCCAAAAATAGATCCAGCCGGagtatatttcaatgattcg GTAACACAAGAAGACGACAACTTACAAGGGCTATTGGCGTACAATTTTCCTCCAACCAAAACAGACTTTTCCAATGTGAAGGCAACTGAATTTAAATTCAGGGTGCGATCACAGAACCAGTTTGATAAGACTGTTGAGAAACTAGAGACATACCTGGACG gtttgtctgatgaagatatTGTCGTTTTCGCCATTCGGAAGTCATTGATGGCACCGAATGAAACGAAGGATTTCACGCCGGTTTACGAAATAATGGAGGCATTTTTGGGGCTACCAAGATCTAAACTCCGTGATCTGAAATTTTACGACGGTTATGTTGCCTACAAGTACCAAGATG TTACAAGGGAAGAAACCAGTGAGTATCGACTGAATGGTCTACATCAAAGATGTTCTCTGACGGAGTTTGTAGAAGGCATCAAGGTTTATATGGAGAGCTATACCAGAATCAAGGCTCATGGACGTTCCTATATCAATTTGCAAGTCACCAATAGGGCACTGTCAGAGCCTACCATGGAGGTGAAGGGAGCAAATCTCAATTGGAAAAAAG GTGATAAAATACTGATAGCTCCAACAAATGGCTTCGATCAACATGAATACGCAAGCATCACAGAAGTTGTAGTGGAAGACAAGACCTATAAGATTGATC TAACCGCCATTTACGAACATCAATGCCAAGACTACAAAGGAGTTCCGATCTGCGCAGAAGTCGCATTAGTTAACCAGAATGTGGTGATAAGAGGAGAGACTGGAGGCGAGGATCTGTATGGAGGGCATCTTAAG GTCGTGAAAGGATTTGCAACCTGTCACCTGAAAAATGTTGAATTTGAATTGATTGGCCAACAACAACCTTTGGGAAAGTGTAATATTCAACCATAA
- the LOC138322050 gene encoding cell surface hyaluronidase CEMIP2-like — translation MLARKPDGKLQPRLIPSDKDPNAFHITHPKNSLEGNVAVASEGRGFHFVFPVEPHGDKPYLNGLKPGDASRTALGLFERNTAHHNREYGLRIDDYMDKDGNVKEMMSGYNPRTDSTNSTSPLVLTQLTCFTGYGNGITNAHVRAGELSLSQFRVAKSKSGIVMLRGVRTERYEQKIEDSVILGEREDATVDEDDSDTERRVGLLFTGPVTLKNIYFDDFYKSNVYNSGAIGFAGKNSEAVTQNRMEEGISFGFSDPEQGNRMLKPDTDNDRGGNDVESFRDNGQVTHSSSPTTVLRSTSFHVTDQCYTRENWGPYAICNEDYAMMGISNIVNVKRVSHTDTVVTLDSEGDPVPKNTPFNVVLNRFHYHYVFSFGKDDFDFSRALKLRTSDKKQVIYFDQNLKL, via the exons ATGCTGGCACGAAAACCGGATGGAAAATTACAACCAAGGCTGATCCCATCCGACAA GGACCCAAATGCCTTCCACATCACCCATCCTAAAAACTCGCTGGAGGGAAACGTCGCCGTGGCATCAGAG GGTCGCGGATTTCACTTTGTGTTCCCAGTTGAGCCTCATGGCGACAAACCTTACTTAAATGGGTTAAAACCAGGAGATGCAAGCAGAACCGCTCTCGGGTTGTTCGAAAGGAACACTGCTCATCACAACAGAGAG TATGGTCTACGTATCGATGACTACATGGACAAGGATGGCAATGTAAAAGAAATGATGAGTGGTTATAACCCACGGACGGATTCCACAAACTCCACATCGCCATTAGTCCTCACTCAGCTCACCTGTTTTACTG GCTATGGTAATGGAATAACCAATGCCCACGTTAGAGCTGGAGAATTGTCGTTGTCGCAATTCAG GGTTGCAAAGAGCAAGAGTGGCATAGTAATGTTGAG AGGAGTAAGAACTGAGAGATATGAACAGAAAATAGAGGATAGTGTGATTCTGGGAGAGCGGGAAGATGCTACTGTGGATGAGGATGACTC AGATACAGAACGACGAGTGGGATTACTTTTTACCGGACCAgtaactttgaaaaatatttattttgatgatttttacaAATCAAATGTGTACAACTCGGGTGCCATCGGTTTTGCGGGAAAGAACAGCGAAGCAGTTACGCAAAATAGGATGGAAGAAGGCATCTCTTTTGGTTTCAGTGAC CCTGAGCAGGGAAATAGGATGCTGAAACCTGATACAGACAATGACAGAGGCGGTAATGATGTGGAATCTTTCCGTGATAACGGTCAGGTCACACATTCCAGTTCCCCTACCACAGTGTTGAGAAGCACATCTTTCCACGTGACTGATCAATGCTACACCAGGGAAAACTGGGGTCCGTATGCCATCTGCAATGAAGATTACGCAATG ATGGGAATCTCGAACATTGTGAATGTAAAAAGAGTCAGTCACACAGacactgtagtgacgttagacTCAGAAGGCGACCCCGTCCCAAAAAATACACCATTCAACGTCGTACTGAACAGATTCCATTACCACTACGTATTTTCCTTTGGCAAGGATGATTTTGATTTTTCCAGGGCGCTCAAGTTAAGGACTTCTGACAAAAAGCAAGTTATATATTTTGATCAAAATCTTAAGTTATGA